A window of the Henckelia pumila isolate YLH828 chromosome 3, ASM3356847v2, whole genome shotgun sequence genome harbors these coding sequences:
- the LOC140890130 gene encoding uncharacterized protein produces MEEPRTEIERQGPPQGFDQRSMMMDNANNPTRSMIHMISGGATDGDSGRARKAHWRRMENFEDLRGVVAPHNDALVVTVTVASYDVARIFVDSWSSINIFFKGTLDQMNIEGCELESISTPLHGITGHAIRPIGQIDLSVSMVSDPNRITKMVSFTVVDDPSSYNGILGRPAMKDFKVIASTYHQKLTFPVEREVGVLRGDQMVARRFYDGVVREGEKRERMEVNIIKSVRSMLSVVEE; encoded by the exons ATGGAGGAGCCGAGAACAGAGATAGAGCGTCAGGGTCCTCCTCAAGGATTTGACCAACGAAGTATGATGATGGACAATGCTAACAATCCTACGAGAAGTATGATTCATATGATTTCAGGAGGTGCCACCGATGGTGATTCTGGGCGAGCACGTAAAGCGCATTGGAGAAGGATGGAGAACTTTGAG GACCTACGAGGTGTTGTGGCTCCACATAATGACGCCTTAGTGGTGACAGTTACTGTTGCAAGTTATGATGTAGCAAGGATATTTGTTGACAGTTGGAGTTCaataaacatatttttcaaAGGGACGTTGGACCAAATGAATATAGAAGGATGTGAATTAGAGTCGATCTCTACACCATTGCATGGAATCACAGGCCATGCTATTCGACCAATAGGGCAAATTGATCTCTCGGTGTCCATGGTAAGCGATCCTAATAGGATAACCAAGATGGTAAGCTTCACGGTTGTAGATGATCCCTCATCATACAATGGAATTTTGGGTCGGCCAGCTATGAAGGACTTTAAAGTCATCGCTTCTACATATCATCAAAAGCTCACGTTTCCAGTAGAGAGAGAAGTTGGGGTCTTGCGTGGGGATCAAATGGTGGCACGACGATTTTATGACGGGGTGGTGAGAGAAGGAGAAAAAAGAGAGCGGATGGAGGTTAACATAATAAAAAGTGTAAGGAGTATGTTGTCGGTGGTTGAGGAATAA
- the LOC140886171 gene encoding uncharacterized protein: MRKLCPNFDREDGLETVLEVPIPEEMFTKMGNNVALRWQNMATWMKAQTSDKWSSPIIAGRYNELSFLLYFVGSPLIPMQVQLDPSMNRPVKHASIEASTAKYIVQQYVAATGGQPALNAVNSMCAMGQVKISASDFHQGDNESVKVTNTEEAGGFVLWQKNPDKWCLELLISGCKVISGSNGKISWRQSSNQQRPMSKGPPRPLRRFLQGLDPRSIANLFIDAVCIGEKIIKDEDCFILKLDASQSTLEAQSSPKSEIIHHTIWGYFSQRSGLLVKLEDSRLLTVKTSKDDGDVFWETSMESVIEGYKYVDNVNIAHSGKTFVTVFRYGEQSANHKRELEESWKIEEVDFNVCGLNSEFFMPPTDFKLK, translated from the exons ATGCGAAAATTGTGCCCTAATTTCGACCGAGAAGATGGGCTGGAGACCGTGCTGGAGGTGCCGATCCCGGAGGAGATGTTCACCAAGATGGGAAACAATGTGGCGTTGCGGTGGCAGAACATGGCGACGTGGATGAAAGCTCAGACTTCCGACAAGTGGTCCTCGCCGATCATTGCCGGAAGATATAACGAATTGAGCTTCCTTTTGTATTTTGTGGGATCTCCTCTTATACCCATGCAAGTTCAGCTGGATCCATCCATGAATCGTCCCGTTAAACATGCTTCCATT GAAGCATCAACAGCCAAATACATAGTGCAACAATACGTAGCAGCAACAGGAGGGCAACCGGCGCTGAATGCGGTAAACAGCATGTGTGCAATGGGACAGGTTAAAATAAGTGCATCAGATTTTCATCAAGGTGACAACGAAAGCGTCAAGGTTACCAACACAGAGGAAGCAGGGGGTTTCGTGCTTTGGCAGAAGAATCCCGACAAGTGGTGCCTAGAGCTGCTGATTTCGGGATGCAAGGTTATATCAGGAAGCAATGGCAAGATTTCTTGGAGACAGTCTTCGAATCAGCAAAGGCCTATGTCCAAAGGTCCCCCTAGACCtttacgtcgattcttgcaagGCCTGGATCCACGTTCCATTGCCAATTTGTTCATCGACGCAGTATGCATAGGCGAAAAAATCATAAAGGACGAAGATTGCTTCATACTAAAGCTAGATGCAAGCCAATCTACGCTAGAAGCACAAAGCAGCCCGAAATCGGAGATCATTCATCACACCATATGGGGATATTTCAGCCAAAGATCAGGCCTGCTGGTTAAGTTGGAGGATTCCAGATTACTGACGGTGAAAACCAGCAAAGATGATGGGGACGTTTTCTGGGAAACGAGCATGGAATCTGTGATCGAGGGGTACAAGTATGTAGATAATGTGAATATTGCACATAGTGGGAAGACATTTGTCACTGTTTTTAGATATGGGGAGCAGTCAGCAAACCACAAAAGGGAATTGGAGGAATCATGGAAAATCGAAGAGGTCGATTTCAATGTTTGCGGTTTGAATTCTGAATTTTTCATGCCTCCCACTGATTTTAAGCTAAAATAA